In Elusimicrobiota bacterium, the genomic window ATCCGCTGCTTTAATATCTTCTTCCGCTTTTTTTAGTAAAAGGTTGACATCCTCATTATTCATAATTCAACCCCTTCTCTTCTTACATTCAATAGAAGCGGACTGTTACGAGTTAGATATTCTTGTTCATCCTTTAATATAATTGAAGTTAAAAGTTCATATTGGAAATCTATTTCTGTAGTCATCTTAATTATTTTCTCAAACTCTACTATTTTATTTTCTATTTTTTTTAATACCACCATAATATCAATATCCGAACCTCCTGTAGCATCACCTCTTGCTTTTGAGCCGTAAAGTATTATCCGAGACAAATTATCTTTGTAAAGATTTTTAAGTTC contains:
- a CDS encoding nucleotidyltransferase domain-containing protein, which produces MDIPTLTEKEKQAIDELITELKNLYKDNLSRIILYGSKARGDATGGSDIDIMVVLKKIENKIVEFEKIIKMTTEIDFQYELLTSIILKDEQEYLTRNSPLLLNVRREGVEL